Proteins encoded within one genomic window of Ignavibacteriota bacterium:
- a CDS encoding glycosyltransferase yields the protein MLRVNILLHVHTVGLRRDLRVFRAVLRGRPVELTITAFDPALAPRLRRGVRRAIYTLLPRKRYDINVFVEEISEQWLPFARVNCLMPHQEWLSEGSRALLSRLDVVLSKTHFAERLFAELGLRSIYTGFTTLDRYNPGIRKDFGACIHVAGSSLQKGSMAVNRTWLDNPSFPTLEMYWYEPSARPIGASNIRLERGFLTERVIHEAQNHCGIHLCPSEAEGYGHYLAEAMSCGALVVSTDAPPMNELVTNERGVLVGYDRVAPQAVGTNFYVDEQKLAVAMRGIFAMPIEERKRLGEAARSWFVENDRAFRNRFWEVLQGLA from the coding sequence ATGCTACGTGTCAACATCCTCCTTCATGTGCACACCGTTGGCCTGAGGCGTGACCTCCGGGTCTTTCGTGCGGTCCTCCGCGGCAGGCCGGTTGAACTGACGATCACGGCTTTCGATCCCGCCCTCGCTCCGCGTCTCCGGCGTGGGGTCCGGCGTGCGATCTATACATTGCTTCCGCGAAAGCGGTACGACATCAACGTGTTCGTGGAAGAGATCAGTGAACAGTGGTTGCCGTTCGCACGCGTGAACTGCCTGATGCCGCATCAGGAGTGGTTGAGCGAAGGAAGCCGTGCGCTGCTGTCGCGATTGGATGTGGTCCTGAGCAAGACGCATTTTGCCGAGAGGCTGTTCGCGGAACTCGGTCTGCGGTCGATCTACACGGGGTTCACGACACTGGACCGGTACAACCCGGGCATTCGGAAGGACTTTGGCGCGTGCATTCACGTCGCGGGGAGCAGCCTCCAGAAGGGGAGCATGGCCGTGAACCGGACATGGCTCGACAACCCTTCCTTCCCGACACTGGAAATGTACTGGTACGAACCCTCGGCCCGGCCCATCGGGGCTTCCAACATTCGCCTCGAGCGCGGATTCCTGACGGAGCGTGTGATCCACGAGGCGCAGAATCATTGCGGGATCCACCTGTGCCCGTCGGAGGCCGAGGGATACGGACATTATCTTGCGGAGGCGATGAGTTGCGGTGCACTGGTCGTGAGCACCGACGCGCCGCCTATGAACGAGCTTGTCACGAATGAGCGGGGCGTCCTGGTCGGCTACGATCGTGTTGCACCGCAGGCAGTAGGCACGAACTTCTATGTGGATGAGCAGAAACTTGCCGTTGCCATGCGCGGGATCTTCGCGATGCCCATCGAAGAGCGGAAGCGTCTCGGTGAAGCGGCGCGCTCGTGGTTCGTCGAGAACGACAGGGCATTCCGAAACCGGTTCTGGGAGGTGTTGCAGGGGCTCGCCTGA
- a CDS encoding dipeptidase: protein MKDVLGYIENNKERYLKELTEFLAIPSVSTNPENAGDIRRCADWVADHLRSIGIPDVRIMATPGHPVVYGAWMDAPGKPTVLIYGHYDVQPPEPLELWTSPPFEATVRGEDLYARGASDDKGQVFIHLKAIEAMMRTTGTLPVNVKFIIEGEEEIGSEHLDEFVKTHADLLKADLVMVSDTSMFARGVPSICYGLRGLAYMQLDLVGPKGDLHSGSYGGSILNPIQALAEIIAKLHDGKGRITIPGFYDDVRALSKKERDAYKKLPWSDRKYAKDLGVKELYGERGFTTLERLWARPTLECNGIWGGFTGEGAKTVLPSKASAKISMRLVPDQSSKKVSALFTKYIRKIAPPGVTVTVQSLHGGEPAITPIDSPGVRAAYAALEKGFGKKPLYQREGGSIPIVVQFKKLLKIDTVLLGFGLPDENAHAPDEFMHLPNFFGGIRTAAHFLNELPAFMKKGG, encoded by the coding sequence ATGAAGGATGTCCTGGGCTACATCGAAAACAACAAAGAACGCTACCTGAAGGAACTCACCGAGTTCCTGGCCATTCCGAGCGTCAGCACCAACCCCGAGAATGCAGGCGATATCCGCCGGTGTGCGGACTGGGTTGCGGACCACCTCCGCTCCATCGGCATACCCGATGTGCGTATCATGGCAACGCCCGGGCATCCGGTCGTGTATGGGGCATGGATGGACGCTCCGGGGAAGCCGACGGTCCTGATCTACGGGCACTATGACGTCCAACCGCCCGAGCCGCTCGAGCTCTGGACATCGCCGCCGTTCGAAGCGACGGTGCGGGGCGAGGACCTGTATGCCCGCGGCGCATCGGACGACAAGGGGCAGGTCTTCATCCATCTGAAGGCCATTGAGGCCATGATGCGGACCACGGGGACGCTGCCGGTGAATGTGAAGTTCATCATTGAGGGTGAAGAAGAGATCGGGAGCGAGCATCTGGATGAGTTCGTCAAGACGCACGCGGACCTCCTGAAGGCGGACCTCGTCATGGTCTCGGACACCTCCATGTTCGCCCGTGGGGTGCCGTCGATCTGCTACGGGTTGCGCGGACTCGCCTACATGCAGCTCGACCTGGTAGGGCCGAAGGGTGACCTGCATTCGGGGTCGTACGGCGGGTCGATCCTCAACCCCATTCAGGCACTTGCGGAGATCATTGCGAAGCTGCATGATGGCAAGGGGCGCATCACCATCCCCGGCTTCTATGATGATGTCCGTGCGCTTTCAAAGAAGGAGCGAGACGCATACAAGAAGCTGCCGTGGAGCGACAGGAAGTACGCGAAGGATCTCGGCGTGAAGGAGCTGTACGGCGAGAGGGGATTCACGACGCTGGAGCGACTCTGGGCGCGTCCGACGCTGGAGTGTAACGGGATCTGGGGTGGCTTCACGGGTGAAGGTGCAAAGACCGTGCTGCCGAGCAAGGCGTCGGCGAAGATCTCGATGCGCCTCGTTCCGGACCAGTCCTCGAAGAAGGTCAGTGCGCTGTTCACGAAGTACATCAGGAAGATCGCGCCTCCCGGCGTGACGGTCACCGTGCAGTCGCTGCATGGCGGTGAGCCCGCGATCACCCCCATCGACAGTCCGGGCGTGCGTGCTGCGTACGCGGCACTGGAGAAGGGCTTCGGCAAGAAGCCGCTCTATCAACGCGAAGGCGGTTCCATTCCGATCGTCGTGCAATTCAAGAAGCTGCTCAAGATCGATACGGTGCTTCTCGGGTTCGGATTGCCCGATGAGAACGCCCATGCCCCGGACGAGTTCATGCATTTGCCGAACTTCTTCGGCGGGATCCGCACCGCGGCACATTTTCTGAATGAGTTGCCTGCGTTCATGAAGAAGGGGGGCTGA
- a CDS encoding alpha/beta fold hydrolase — protein sequence MHVQVQTALLHVVEKGDPAALPIIFIHGFPFSHKMWDAQVAALNTRYRTIAYDVRGLGESSMGDGQYTIEGHVDDLLAVMDHLGIAKAVIAGLSMGGYITLRALERNPERFHAAILCNTRSETDGNDAKIMRARTMAAVKSRGSSWFADDFIKKVFAESSFTRVPDAVEHIRTTIARTPPLAIAGTLLALAARSDTTAALENIKVPTLIIVGEHDVTTPPDASRAMHAKIPGSELHIIPHAAHMSVLENPDEVNRVMLAFLARVK from the coding sequence ATGCACGTCCAGGTCCAAACAGCACTGCTGCATGTGGTCGAAAAGGGGGATCCTGCGGCACTCCCCATCATCTTCATCCATGGCTTTCCCTTCAGTCACAAGATGTGGGATGCCCAGGTGGCCGCCCTGAACACACGCTATCGCACGATCGCCTACGACGTACGCGGGTTGGGTGAGAGCAGTATGGGAGATGGCCAGTACACGATCGAAGGGCACGTGGACGATCTGCTGGCGGTGATGGACCATCTCGGCATCGCGAAAGCCGTGATCGCCGGGTTGTCGATGGGAGGGTACATCACCCTCCGCGCACTGGAGCGGAACCCGGAACGGTTCCACGCGGCGATCCTGTGCAACACGCGGAGCGAAACGGACGGGAACGATGCAAAGATCATGCGCGCGCGAACCATGGCGGCGGTGAAATCCCGGGGTTCGAGCTGGTTCGCCGACGATTTCATCAAGAAGGTGTTCGCCGAATCGTCGTTCACGCGCGTCCCGGATGCTGTCGAACACATCCGCACGACCATCGCACGCACGCCGCCTCTTGCCATTGCCGGCACACTGCTCGCGCTCGCGGCAAGGAGCGACACGACGGCCGCACTCGAGAACATCAAGGTGCCGACGCTCATCATCGTGGGGGAGCACGACGTCACCACGCCTCCCGACGCATCACGCGCGATGCACGCGAAGATCCCCGGTTCCGAACTCCACATCATTCCTCACGCCGCGCACATGAGTGTGCTGGAGAACCCCGACGAGGTCAATCGCGTGATGCTGGCATTCCTGGCCCGCGTGAAGTAG
- a CDS encoding carbamoyltransferase, with the protein MSTGTTYILGISCYYHDAAAALIRDGEIIAAAQEERFTRVKHDAGFPSHAVRYCLQEARITAADLAAVVFYDKPLLKFERILETAVGYAPRGLRSFLTAMPVWLKEKLWIPSRIRSELDFDGELLFADHHESHAASAFYPSPFERAAILTMDGVGEWTTTSYGRGEGNRLTLLGDLRFPHSLGLLYSAFTFYTGFKVNSAEYKVMGLAPYGEPTYVQAIYDHLIDLKPDGSFRMNMAYFDYGHRLRMTGGKFDALFGGPPRAPESPLTQREMDLARSVQEVTEEIMLRMARHVHKETGEDSLVLAGGVALNCVGNGRLLREGPFRNIWIQPAAGDAGGALGAALAVWHSWFDGARTVTPGRDAQKGSYLGPAFSDDEIRATLEKYGAVSTHTTTDDMLGRVAGHMADGAVVGWFQGRMEFGPRALGARSIIGDARSKTMQSTMNLKIKFRESFRPFAPSVLRERLPDYFAMDVDSPYMLLVAPVVESLRIPMTAEQEKLFGIEKLNVPRSTIPAATHVDYSARIQTVAEADHPVYYRLIKEFEKRTGCGVIINTSFNVRGEPIVCTPEDAYRCFMRTEMDYLVLGNFILAKKDQKPLTNDSDWRKEFALD; encoded by the coding sequence ATGTCTACCGGCACTACATATATCCTCGGCATCTCGTGCTACTATCATGATGCAGCAGCAGCGCTGATCAGGGATGGTGAGATCATCGCCGCGGCCCAGGAGGAACGCTTCACACGCGTGAAGCATGATGCAGGCTTTCCTTCGCATGCGGTCCGCTACTGCCTGCAGGAGGCACGGATCACCGCCGCGGACCTCGCCGCGGTGGTCTTCTACGACAAACCGCTGTTGAAGTTCGAACGCATTCTGGAGACCGCTGTGGGGTACGCCCCGCGCGGTCTCCGTTCGTTTCTTACCGCCATGCCGGTGTGGCTGAAAGAGAAGCTGTGGATCCCTTCGCGGATCAGGTCGGAACTCGACTTTGATGGTGAGCTCCTCTTCGCCGACCATCATGAATCCCATGCCGCCTCGGCATTCTACCCATCGCCTTTCGAGCGCGCCGCCATCCTGACGATGGATGGTGTCGGGGAGTGGACCACCACGAGCTATGGCCGCGGTGAAGGGAACAGGCTCACGCTGCTCGGTGATCTCCGGTTCCCGCATTCGCTCGGACTCCTGTACTCTGCGTTCACCTTCTACACCGGGTTCAAGGTCAATTCTGCGGAGTACAAGGTGATGGGCCTTGCGCCGTACGGCGAGCCGACGTATGTGCAGGCGATCTACGACCACCTCATCGACCTGAAACCCGATGGGTCGTTCCGGATGAACATGGCGTACTTCGACTACGGGCACCGGCTCAGGATGACGGGTGGGAAGTTCGATGCGCTGTTCGGCGGACCACCGCGCGCGCCGGAATCGCCCCTCACGCAGAGGGAGATGGACCTTGCGCGCAGCGTGCAGGAGGTCACCGAGGAGATCATGCTGCGCATGGCGCGGCATGTGCACAAAGAGACGGGTGAAGACTCTCTGGTGCTTGCCGGAGGCGTTGCGCTCAATTGCGTGGGCAACGGACGGTTGTTGCGCGAAGGGCCATTCAGGAATATCTGGATCCAGCCTGCGGCCGGCGATGCCGGTGGCGCGCTGGGTGCTGCCCTTGCGGTATGGCATTCCTGGTTCGATGGGGCGCGTACGGTGACGCCGGGAAGGGATGCGCAGAAAGGATCGTATCTCGGCCCTGCATTTTCGGACGACGAGATCCGGGCAACACTCGAGAAGTATGGGGCCGTGTCGACGCACACGACCACGGATGATATGCTGGGTCGCGTGGCGGGCCACATGGCGGATGGTGCGGTGGTAGGATGGTTCCAGGGACGGATGGAATTCGGTCCGCGTGCACTGGGCGCGCGCAGCATCATCGGCGATGCGCGTTCGAAGACCATGCAGTCCACCATGAACCTGAAGATCAAGTTCCGCGAATCCTTCCGTCCGTTCGCGCCTTCGGTGCTCCGTGAACGCCTGCCGGACTATTTCGCAATGGATGTGGACAGCCCGTACATGCTGCTCGTGGCCCCCGTGGTGGAATCGCTTCGCATTCCGATGACGGCGGAGCAGGAGAAGCTCTTCGGCATCGAGAAGCTCAACGTGCCCCGCTCGACCATACCCGCGGCCACCCACGTCGACTACTCGGCGCGGATCCAGACCGTTGCAGAAGCGGATCATCCGGTCTATTACAGGTTGATCAAAGAATTCGAGAAGCGGACCGGATGCGGCGTGATCATCAATACCTCGTTCAACGTACGCGGGGAGCCGATCGTGTGCACGCCCGAAGATGCCTACCGGTGTTTCATGCGCACGGAGATGGACTATCTCGTGCTCGGGAACTTCATCCTCGCAAAGAAGGACCAGAAGCCGTTGACGAACGACAGCGATTGGCGGAAGGAGTTCGCCCTTGATTGA
- the carB gene encoding carbamoyl-phosphate synthase large subunit, producing MPKRTDLHSILLVGSGPIIIGQACEFDYSGTQACKVLRDEGYRVILINSNPATIMTDPDLADRTYIEPITPEFVEKIIERERPDALLPTMGGQTALNTAVALAESGVLAKYNVELIGAKLEAIKKAEGRELFKETMDKAGLETPRGGFVHSFEEAEELVKRIGFPIIIRPSFTLGGTGGGTAMNAGEFEEKVMHGLEASPTHEVLLEESVIGWKEYELEVMRDLKDNVVIVCSIENLDPMGVHTGDSITVAPQQTLTDKEYQSMRDDALKIIRAIGVETGGSNIQFAVNPQNGRRLVIEMNPRVSRSSALASKATGFAIAKIATKLAVGYTLDEISNDITKLTPASFEPTIDYTVVKIPRWDFVKFKGVDEVLGVQMKSVGEAMAFGRTFKEALQKALRSLEQGRHGLGSDGKDLCEPPKLSPAEQEAWRTKVRDFISLPRPDRLFYLRYGMLLGMADAELHTLTGIDPWFLAQIRQIVVMEQKIKAAPALDPVLLRTAKEYGFSDKQLAVLRGSDEAAMRKQRIAAGVIPVFKTVDTCGAEFHAETPYHYSTYEQENESVRTPRKKVMILGGGPNRIGQGIEFDYCCVHGVMGLAEEGYETIMVNCNPETVSTDYDTTDKLYFEPLTLEDVLNICDLEKPEGLIVSFGGQTPLKLAKALEANGYRILGTTTEGIDLAEDRKRFGALLDELKIACPPYGTAFDLDGALAIAKRIGYPVLVRPSYVLGGRAMEICYSDDGIREYMGKAVNVSPEHPVLVDRFLEDAFEFDVDALCDGTDVYIGGIMQHIEEAGVHSGDSACVLPPYAVTAAQLHELVTHTRRLALALHVVGLVNIQYAMQNGVVSVLEVNPRASRTTPFVSKSTGVPLAKIAAKLKVGKTLKGLGIQGYSWAKHVSIKESVFPFNKFPQARHFLGPEMRSTGEVMGISDNFGASFAKAELAAGTTLPTSGTVFVSLNDNDKQARAVNVVRSYVRLGFKVIATEGTAAFLTAQGIRNRTVLKASEGTLNIIDVIRNGWVQLIINTPLGQVSRQDEHAIGRTAYEYRVPFLTTLSAAASAAKSIEQMKNQTFSVMSVQEYHELARQGGGSRKLETLEDCTRLVEFIRSFQV from the coding sequence TTGCCAAAACGGACTGACCTTCACTCCATCCTCCTTGTAGGATCCGGCCCCATCATCATCGGGCAGGCCTGCGAATTCGACTATTCCGGTACCCAGGCGTGCAAAGTATTGCGTGACGAGGGGTACCGCGTCATCCTCATTAACAGTAACCCGGCCACGATCATGACGGATCCGGACCTGGCGGATCGGACCTATATCGAGCCGATCACCCCGGAGTTCGTCGAAAAGATCATCGAACGCGAACGTCCTGACGCACTGCTGCCAACGATGGGCGGCCAGACCGCTCTCAATACCGCGGTGGCCCTCGCGGAAAGCGGTGTGCTGGCGAAGTATAACGTCGAGCTGATCGGCGCAAAACTCGAGGCCATCAAAAAGGCCGAAGGCCGCGAGCTGTTCAAAGAGACGATGGACAAAGCCGGGCTCGAAACACCACGCGGTGGATTCGTCCACTCGTTCGAAGAAGCGGAAGAGCTCGTGAAAAGGATCGGCTTCCCGATCATCATCCGGCCGTCCTTCACGCTCGGCGGCACGGGCGGTGGTACGGCGATGAACGCGGGCGAGTTCGAAGAGAAAGTGATGCACGGCCTCGAAGCCAGTCCGACCCACGAGGTCCTGCTGGAAGAGTCGGTGATCGGATGGAAAGAATATGAACTCGAGGTCATGCGTGACCTCAAGGACAATGTGGTGATCGTCTGCTCCATCGAGAATCTCGACCCGATGGGCGTGCACACCGGCGACTCGATCACGGTGGCACCGCAGCAGACGCTGACCGACAAAGAGTATCAATCGATGCGCGACGATGCGCTCAAGATCATCCGGGCCATCGGCGTCGAGACCGGCGGGTCGAACATTCAGTTCGCCGTCAACCCGCAGAACGGCCGCCGGCTGGTGATCGAAATGAACCCGCGCGTGTCGCGCTCCTCGGCGCTCGCGTCCAAGGCCACCGGCTTTGCGATCGCCAAGATCGCCACGAAGCTTGCCGTCGGGTACACGCTGGACGAGATCTCGAACGACATCACGAAACTCACACCCGCATCCTTCGAACCCACCATCGACTACACCGTGGTCAAGATCCCGCGTTGGGACTTCGTGAAGTTCAAGGGCGTGGATGAAGTGCTCGGCGTGCAGATGAAGTCCGTCGGCGAAGCCATGGCATTCGGGCGGACGTTCAAGGAAGCGTTGCAGAAGGCGCTCCGCTCGCTCGAGCAGGGCCGGCATGGGCTGGGCAGCGACGGCAAGGATCTTTGCGAGCCGCCGAAGCTCTCCCCGGCGGAACAGGAAGCATGGCGGACCAAGGTGCGGGATTTCATTTCTCTCCCGCGTCCGGACCGGCTCTTCTACTTGCGGTACGGTATGCTTCTCGGCATGGCGGACGCTGAACTCCATACGTTGACGGGCATCGACCCGTGGTTCCTGGCACAGATCCGCCAGATCGTGGTGATGGAGCAGAAGATCAAGGCCGCACCGGCGCTCGACCCGGTGCTCCTGCGCACGGCGAAGGAGTACGGGTTCTCCGACAAGCAGCTTGCGGTCCTGCGCGGCTCGGACGAAGCCGCGATGCGGAAGCAGCGCATCGCCGCCGGCGTCATTCCTGTGTTCAAAACAGTGGATACGTGCGGCGCGGAATTCCATGCCGAGACCCCGTACCACTACTCAACGTACGAGCAGGAGAATGAATCGGTCCGCACCCCCCGCAAGAAGGTCATGATCCTCGGCGGCGGCCCGAACCGTATCGGACAGGGCATCGAATTCGATTACTGCTGTGTGCACGGTGTGATGGGGCTCGCGGAAGAGGGGTACGAGACCATCATGGTCAACTGTAACCCTGAGACCGTCTCCACCGATTACGATACCACCGACAAACTGTACTTCGAGCCGCTCACGCTCGAGGATGTGCTGAACATCTGCGATCTCGAGAAGCCGGAAGGCCTTATCGTCAGTTTCGGCGGGCAGACCCCGTTGAAGCTTGCGAAAGCGCTCGAGGCGAACGGCTACAGGATCCTCGGGACGACCACCGAAGGCATCGACCTTGCTGAAGACCGCAAGCGGTTCGGTGCGCTCCTCGACGAACTCAAGATCGCCTGTCCGCCGTACGGAACGGCGTTCGACCTGGATGGTGCACTGGCGATCGCCAAACGGATCGGCTATCCGGTGCTCGTCCGTCCGTCGTATGTGCTCGGCGGCCGCGCCATGGAGATCTGCTACTCCGATGACGGCATCCGGGAGTACATGGGCAAAGCGGTGAACGTCTCCCCCGAGCACCCTGTCCTGGTGGACAGGTTCCTCGAAGATGCATTTGAATTCGATGTGGATGCGCTCTGCGACGGCACCGACGTGTACATCGGCGGCATCATGCAGCACATTGAAGAGGCCGGTGTGCATTCGGGCGACAGCGCCTGCGTCCTCCCACCGTACGCGGTCACCGCGGCACAGCTCCATGAGCTGGTCACGCACACCCGCCGCCTCGCACTCGCGCTGCACGTCGTCGGACTTGTGAACATCCAGTATGCGATGCAGAATGGTGTGGTGAGTGTTCTGGAGGTCAACCCCCGCGCATCGCGTACGACACCGTTCGTCAGCAAGTCCACGGGCGTACCCCTCGCAAAGATCGCCGCGAAACTCAAGGTCGGCAAGACCCTGAAGGGCCTCGGCATCCAGGGGTACTCCTGGGCCAAGCACGTGTCGATCAAGGAATCGGTCTTCCCGTTCAACAAATTCCCGCAGGCCCGCCACTTCCTCGGACCGGAAATGCGTTCCACCGGCGAGGTGATGGGGATCTCGGACAATTTCGGTGCGTCCTTTGCGAAGGCGGAACTGGCCGCAGGGACGACACTCCCGACGAGCGGGACGGTCTTTGTGAGCCTGAACGACAACGACAAGCAGGCGCGGGCGGTCAACGTCGTCCGTTCATATGTGCGGCTCGGCTTCAAGGTCATTGCCACCGAGGGGACCGCGGCATTCCTGACGGCGCAGGGCATCCGGAACCGTACCGTGCTCAAGGCCAGCGAAGGGACGCTCAACATCATCGATGTGATCCGGAACGGCTGGGTGCAGCTCATCATCAATACACCCCTCGGTCAGGTGTCGCGCCAGGACGAGCATGCGATCGGCCGTACGGCGTACGAGTACCGTGTGCCGTTCCTGACCACGCTCTCGGCGGCGGCATCGGCGGCGAAGAGCATCGAGCAGATGAAGAATCAGACGTTCTCGGTGATGAGCGTGCAGGAGTACCACGAGCTGGCACGGCAGGGCGGCGGTTCGCGCAAGCTGGAAACGCTCGAGGACTGCACACGCCTCGTCGAATTCATCCGCTCGTTCCAGGTATAG